The following proteins are co-located in the Chryseobacterium daecheongense genome:
- a CDS encoding AraC family transcriptional regulator: MEPVTKIKTYHFLPYKYGLELLLDIGRIETLNHFVLDSTLHQLSFYEILFIEKGAGTFTLDESKIPITPGTAIFTSPGQVRCWEIKEKVEGYTLFFDKDFLYLFFSDELFLYRFQYFHQYSFPTGMKIPKVSFEKCMNLLHEIEGEFGQLQNDSGHLIRSVLYQLLVILNRYYASVYHIQGDTYVHPDFYRFRSLLENNFINDRTVEAYTRILNVSPGFLNKICRQFSGLSAQQMIHHKLISEIKKELYQNKSAKEIAYGFGFSDPSNFNRFFKKLTGSTPQQYRKSL, from the coding sequence ATGGAACCGGTCACAAAAATTAAAACGTATCACTTTCTTCCCTACAAGTATGGTTTAGAGTTGCTTTTAGATATTGGTCGTATTGAAACATTAAATCATTTTGTATTAGATAGCACATTGCACCAGCTTAGTTTTTACGAAATTCTTTTTATTGAAAAGGGAGCCGGTACCTTTACATTGGATGAAAGTAAGATTCCCATCACTCCTGGAACTGCTATCTTCACAAGCCCCGGACAAGTTCGGTGCTGGGAAATCAAAGAAAAGGTAGAAGGATATACTTTATTTTTTGATAAAGATTTTCTCTATCTCTTTTTTTCAGACGAGCTGTTCCTGTATAGATTTCAATATTTTCATCAATATTCATTTCCAACCGGGATGAAGATACCGAAAGTATCATTTGAGAAATGTATGAACCTTTTACATGAAATAGAAGGGGAGTTCGGGCAGCTCCAGAATGACAGTGGCCATCTGATCAGGTCCGTCTTATATCAGCTGCTTGTCATTCTCAATCGTTATTATGCAAGTGTTTATCATATTCAGGGGGATACCTATGTTCATCCGGATTTTTACAGGTTTCGATCTTTACTGGAAAATAATTTTATAAATGACAGGACTGTAGAGGCTTATACCCGAATACTTAATGTCAGTCCGGGATTTCTGAACAAAATATGCAGGCAATTCAGTGGGCTATCAGCACAACAAATGATTCACCATAAACTGATTTCAGAAATAAAGAAAGAGCTGTATCAAAACAAATCTGCAAAAGAGATTGCTTACGGGTTTGGTTTTTCTGATCCTTCTAATTTTAACCGCTTCTTTAAAAAACTTACGGGGAGCACTCCTCAACAATACCGGAAGAGTTTGTAA
- a CDS encoding alpha/beta hydrolase: protein MKNLFKFDTFRKPLIMIVIMMLTASHLYAQKIKPSGSGYVPVEGTKVYYEVYGEGRPVVLLHGAFMTIDMNWGQLIPELSKTRKVIAIELQGHGHTPYSDRKLSHATLAKDVEKVMDYLKVESADVVGYSFGGAIAYEFAIQSPKRLKNLVIISATYKSAGWLPEINNAFKGMKPDVFNGSPMQTAYDAVAPDKTKWTKFLEQMMASASESYNMGDENIAKITAPVLIIAGDNDGLDKIELVKTYKLLGGGIAGDFGALPKSQLAIVPGQNHVSLMMQTSTILNYLNAFLK, encoded by the coding sequence ATGAAAAATCTATTCAAATTTGATACGTTTCGTAAGCCATTGATCATGATTGTAATTATGATGTTAACGGCTTCGCATTTGTATGCACAGAAAATCAAGCCTTCCGGAAGCGGGTATGTTCCGGTAGAAGGAACTAAGGTTTACTATGAAGTATACGGAGAGGGCAGGCCGGTAGTTTTATTGCATGGTGCTTTTATGACCATTGATATGAATTGGGGACAACTGATCCCTGAATTATCAAAAACCAGGAAAGTGATTGCTATAGAATTGCAGGGACATGGTCATACACCTTATTCGGACAGGAAATTGTCACATGCTACATTAGCAAAGGATGTGGAAAAAGTAATGGATTATCTTAAAGTTGAGAGTGCTGATGTAGTAGGTTATAGTTTTGGAGGTGCCATCGCCTATGAGTTTGCTATCCAGAGTCCAAAGAGATTAAAAAATCTTGTCATCATTTCTGCTACTTATAAAAGCGCGGGTTGGCTACCGGAAATTAATAATGCTTTTAAGGGAATGAAACCGGATGTTTTTAATGGTAGTCCTATGCAAACTGCTTATGATGCTGTAGCTCCTGATAAGACAAAATGGACCAAATTTCTTGAGCAAATGATGGCTTCTGCATCGGAATCTTATAATATGGGAGATGAGAATATCGCAAAAATTACAGCTCCTGTACTGATCATAGCTGGGGATAACGACGGCCTCGATAAAATTGAGCTTGTAAAAACCTATAAGTTATTAGGTGGAGGTATTGCAGGAGACTTTGGAGCCTTGCCAAAATCACAATTAGCCATTGTACCGGGTCAAAACCATGTCAGCCTTATGATGCAGACTTCGACCATACTGAATTACCTTAATGCTTTTTTAAAGTAA
- a CDS encoding aminoglycoside phosphotransferase family protein, which produces MENFLTKKFGKIFNLQFIAEGWWSKAYSFTAEGQQYIIRTGNHVQDFMKDHWAFIHLNNTKIPIPEVLEYGNYHDNVYYCISRKANGDPSDEIMDHLDHYSQTELAKIIIRQLENIHLSDTTNLSGWGFTDPQGKGMFPSWQHFLLSFYNSKTTASWQHLAQTSWLNRQLFTHLIEKMKSFFPYLPNEKYILHGDFGFDNLLLDGNRKVTAVLDWAEMMLGDPLYDLLHMNEPWIRDTGPDFLSIWMNMKPGYINFEHVEERLQCYRIHYTLFHLYIHTVRKEHDDYQKIENWAINNL; this is translated from the coding sequence ATGGAAAATTTTTTAACCAAAAAATTTGGAAAGATCTTTAACCTCCAATTTATTGCTGAAGGATGGTGGTCTAAGGCATATAGTTTTACTGCTGAAGGGCAGCAATACATTATCAGAACAGGCAATCATGTACAGGATTTTATGAAAGACCATTGGGCTTTTATACATCTGAATAATACGAAAATTCCTATTCCTGAAGTTTTGGAATACGGAAATTATCATGATAATGTATACTACTGTATTTCAAGAAAGGCAAATGGTGATCCTTCCGATGAGATCATGGACCATCTTGATCATTATTCGCAAACAGAGCTTGCAAAAATAATCATCCGGCAATTGGAAAATATCCACCTGAGCGATACCACGAACCTCAGCGGTTGGGGCTTTACCGATCCCCAGGGAAAAGGTATGTTTCCAAGCTGGCAGCATTTTCTCTTATCATTTTATAATAGCAAAACGACTGCAAGCTGGCAACATCTTGCCCAGACCTCATGGCTTAACAGACAGCTTTTCACACATCTTATCGAAAAAATGAAAAGCTTTTTCCCTTATCTGCCCAATGAAAAATATATCCTTCATGGAGACTTCGGGTTTGATAATCTTTTACTGGACGGAAACCGAAAAGTAACCGCTGTTCTGGATTGGGCCGAAATGATGCTTGGCGACCCGCTTTATGATTTACTGCATATGAATGAACCCTGGATAAGGGATACTGGTCCTGATTTTCTTTCGATCTGGATGAATATGAAACCCGGGTATATCAATTTTGAGCATGTAGAAGAACGGCTACAATGCTACCGTATCCATTATACTCTTTTCCATCTGTATATTCATACTGTACGAAAAGAGCATGATGATTACCAAAAAATTGAAAACTGGGCCATAAACAATTTATAA
- a CDS encoding NAD(P)H-dependent oxidoreductase, with protein sequence MSNVLIINASARKERSLSRHLSEVFTKEWKERHPEDHIVYRNIGQENIPHVTEKWIAAAFKPAGLRTDEDIETLQVSNQLVAELKNADVIVLGAPMYNWSVPSVLKAYIDQVVRVNETVLVNKNKPENPYTGLLINKKAYLLMVRGNAGYDPGEFYEHMDFQTTYLKTVLSIMGIKNINCMTLNGVDFEGSSLEAANKKIKTMILNENTIA encoded by the coding sequence ATGAGCAATGTATTAATTATTAACGCCAGTGCAAGAAAAGAACGGTCATTAAGCCGTCATCTTTCAGAGGTATTTACTAAAGAATGGAAAGAAAGGCATCCTGAAGATCATATTGTCTATAGGAATATAGGGCAGGAAAATATTCCACACGTCACGGAAAAATGGATTGCAGCAGCTTTTAAACCTGCCGGACTGAGAACAGATGAAGATATAGAAACATTACAAGTGAGTAATCAGCTGGTCGCAGAACTGAAAAATGCTGATGTTATCGTATTGGGAGCCCCGATGTATAATTGGTCGGTACCCAGCGTGCTAAAAGCATATATAGATCAGGTGGTAAGAGTGAACGAAACGGTTTTGGTAAATAAAAACAAACCAGAAAATCCCTATACGGGCCTATTGATAAATAAGAAGGCTTATCTGTTGATGGTTCGCGGAAATGCAGGGTATGATCCTGGAGAATTTTATGAACATATGGATTTTCAAACTACTTATCTTAAGACTGTACTAAGCATAATGGGGATAAAAAACATCAATTGTATGACACTCAATGGAGTAGATTTTGAAGGGAGCTCATTAGAAGCCGCTAACAAAAAAATAAAAACGATGATCTTGAATGAAAATACAATAGCTTAG
- a CDS encoding prolyl oligopeptidase family serine peptidase — protein sequence MKRIIYFCLLILSNLVFSQNLSNGFEELQPEKIGGYTVKNTEGKEVYKTEYQHLDSVKIFGYNYLSEDNLKIRGFLIEPKIKGKYPVIIFNRGGNGELGAVTLPVLTDFLSKIAAKGFVVIGSQLRGGARSEGKDEFGGKDIGDVLKLFEIIDHQETIDPKKVGMLGVSRGAMTNFLVLKETDRVNVNITVGGIADLNQKDRPEMLELYKKLIPDFEKNSKKEMDKRSSVLAIPMIKNKKVKNMIIHGANDERVNVENAIVLFKNLKENNFSTRLLIYEDANHGINNNTKSLIENITKFFKEYL from the coding sequence ATGAAAAGAATTATTTATTTCTGTTTACTGATCCTGTCGAATCTGGTTTTCTCTCAAAATTTATCAAATGGTTTTGAGGAATTACAACCGGAAAAAATAGGGGGGTACACCGTAAAAAATACTGAAGGGAAAGAGGTTTATAAAACGGAATATCAACATCTTGACTCAGTAAAAATTTTCGGATATAATTATTTATCAGAAGACAATCTTAAAATAAGAGGGTTTCTTATAGAGCCTAAAATAAAAGGGAAGTATCCCGTAATTATTTTCAACCGTGGAGGCAATGGTGAACTTGGAGCTGTAACTCTACCAGTATTAACGGATTTTCTATCAAAAATTGCGGCTAAAGGCTTTGTGGTAATAGGCTCTCAGTTACGGGGAGGAGCCCGTAGTGAAGGAAAAGATGAATTTGGGGGGAAAGATATTGGAGATGTCTTAAAATTATTTGAAATTATTGATCATCAGGAGACTATTGATCCCAAAAAAGTTGGAATGCTGGGTGTAAGCAGAGGAGCAATGACCAACTTTTTAGTCCTAAAAGAAACAGACAGAGTAAACGTAAATATTACGGTAGGAGGCATTGCTGATTTAAATCAAAAAGACAGACCGGAAATGTTGGAGCTTTACAAAAAACTCATTCCTGATTTTGAGAAAAATTCGAAAAAAGAAATGGATAAGCGCTCTTCAGTTCTTGCTATTCCTATGATCAAAAATAAAAAAGTAAAAAATATGATTATCCATGGGGCCAATGATGAAAGGGTAAATGTTGAAAATGCAATTGTATTGTTTAAAAATTTAAAGGAAAATAATTTTTCAACAAGACTACTGATTTATGAAGATGCCAATCATGGAATTAATAATAACACGAAAAGCCTGATAGAAAATATAACCAAATTTTTCAAAGAATATCTCTAA
- a CDS encoding MATE family efflux transporter, producing the protein MSYHKKTPSKGLRYFTLLKQSLLGTEMDYTTGNINKAVILLAIPMMLEMIMESVFALVDLYFVGHLENSSYAIQTVGLTESVLTVMYSIAIGMSMAATAVVSRRVGEKDPDAAAHAGMQAIIVAFAVTLVLSIAGMIYAGDILRIMGASKETVDAGVNFTRIMMGSSLVIMLLFLINGIFRGAGNAAIAMRSLWIANICNIILCPIFINGWGIIPAFGLTGAAMATVIGRSMGVVYQLFCLFNGKHQLKIKLHHFRIDWPVIKSLVGIATPGILQFVIGSCSWIFLAELVATTGGDHGSAGYQTALRLMMFFMLPAWGMSNAAATLVGQNLGAKQFQRAEDSVLATVKYNVIFMIIVTILFLFFGDWLVSFFTNDIQIKEVAQKAMWIMSTAFVFYGIGMVMMNALNGAGDTKTPTWINFFGFWFLQIPLAYILTKHVGMGPTGVFIAIPVAETAIAITTFIFFKRGKWKTVNV; encoded by the coding sequence ATGTCATATCATAAGAAAACCCCATCGAAGGGTTTGCGCTATTTCACATTGTTGAAACAATCATTACTGGGTACCGAAATGGATTATACGACCGGTAATATTAATAAAGCTGTTATTTTACTCGCCATTCCCATGATGCTTGAAATGATCATGGAATCGGTATTTGCACTGGTAGATCTTTATTTTGTAGGGCATCTCGAAAACAGCAGCTATGCCATACAAACAGTGGGCTTAACGGAATCTGTACTTACGGTAATGTACTCTATCGCAATTGGTATGAGTATGGCAGCCACAGCGGTGGTTTCACGACGGGTGGGAGAAAAAGATCCTGATGCAGCAGCACATGCCGGTATGCAGGCTATTATCGTAGCTTTTGCCGTAACCCTTGTCTTAAGCATCGCGGGGATGATTTATGCCGGGGATATTTTACGGATCATGGGAGCAAGCAAGGAAACCGTTGATGCTGGAGTAAACTTTACCCGGATCATGATGGGAAGCAGCCTTGTCATAATGCTATTATTCCTGATCAATGGTATATTTCGTGGTGCAGGAAACGCTGCTATTGCCATGCGGAGCTTATGGATTGCCAATATCTGCAATATCATCCTGTGTCCTATATTCATTAACGGCTGGGGTATCATCCCTGCATTCGGACTAACAGGAGCGGCTATGGCAACGGTTATCGGACGGTCAATGGGAGTGGTTTACCAGCTATTTTGCCTGTTTAACGGAAAGCATCAGCTAAAAATCAAGCTTCATCATTTTCGTATTGACTGGCCGGTAATAAAATCATTGGTTGGGATTGCAACTCCTGGTATACTTCAGTTTGTTATCGGGTCATGCAGCTGGATATTTCTTGCTGAGCTGGTAGCAACCACGGGTGGTGATCATGGATCTGCCGGTTATCAGACCGCATTGCGATTGATGATGTTCTTTATGCTGCCAGCCTGGGGTATGAGTAATGCTGCCGCTACCCTGGTAGGGCAAAACCTTGGAGCCAAACAATTTCAACGCGCTGAAGATTCTGTCCTGGCTACTGTAAAATACAATGTCATCTTCATGATCATTGTCACCATATTATTTCTCTTTTTTGGAGATTGGCTGGTTTCATTTTTCACCAATGATATCCAGATCAAAGAAGTTGCCCAAAAGGCTATGTGGATTATGAGTACCGCTTTTGTCTTTTACGGCATTGGTATGGTAATGATGAATGCCCTTAACGGAGCCGGTGACACAAAAACCCCGACATGGATCAATTTCTTTGGCTTCTGGTTTCTTCAGATCCCATTGGCCTATATCCTTACCAAACACGTAGGCATGGGACCAACCGGTGTCTTTATCGCAATACCGGTTGCGGAAACGGCCATCGCAATTACGACATTTATCTTTTTCAAAAGAGGTAAATGGAAAACGGTCAATGTATAG
- a CDS encoding inorganic phosphate transporter, whose product MLLNTTLPFSGESELTIGLVIVFALSLFAVVVFEFVNGFHDTANAVATVIYTKALKPVIAIPWSGLWNFLGVFTGGIAVAMGILKLVPMDTLMTLPIAVGASLVLAVLIASIIWNLGTWYLGIPCSSSHTLIGSLIGAGLGFSWYYGGGVNWEKAKEIGLSLILSPIVGFGLAILIMWFFKYVLRYKALFHIPEGENDKPPLVIRGILITTCTLVSFFHGSNDGQKGVGLFMLILIAFLPAKFAINHDIPNDRIIYTLNHTEKLVQGIADASIENRNELVSISQQIEAVKKQLAYKSEKDKKGTYAFRKQVETLVKSIKMINDNKKIIIDDTNRSQLMHQAAELNKLTEFAPVWVIIIISVSLGLGTMIGWKRIAVTIGEKIGNEHLNYAQGASSEIVATSTIGISTFLGLPVSTTHVLSSGIAGSMVASGGKNNLNAGTLKNIGMAWILTLPVSIILSLLLFTLFHLFI is encoded by the coding sequence ATGCTTTTAAACACTACCCTGCCTTTTTCTGGAGAATCAGAATTAACCATAGGCTTAGTGATCGTTTTTGCTTTATCCTTATTTGCTGTAGTTGTCTTTGAATTTGTAAATGGCTTTCATGATACAGCCAATGCAGTTGCCACAGTTATTTATACCAAAGCCCTTAAGCCCGTTATTGCCATCCCCTGGTCCGGTCTCTGGAATTTTCTCGGTGTTTTCACGGGTGGGATTGCTGTAGCGATGGGAATCCTGAAACTGGTACCCATGGACACGCTTATGACACTTCCCATAGCTGTCGGGGCAAGCCTGGTACTTGCTGTGCTAATTGCATCCATCATCTGGAATCTTGGAACATGGTACCTGGGTATTCCCTGTTCGAGCTCACATACCCTCATCGGTTCACTGATTGGTGCCGGTCTTGGTTTCAGCTGGTATTATGGAGGTGGTGTCAACTGGGAAAAGGCAAAAGAAATAGGACTGTCACTCATCCTTTCTCCTATTGTGGGTTTTGGACTGGCTATTCTGATAATGTGGTTCTTTAAATATGTTCTCCGCTATAAAGCATTGTTTCATATCCCGGAAGGAGAAAATGACAAACCACCTTTGGTGATCAGGGGCATTTTAATTACCACCTGTACTTTGGTCAGTTTTTTTCATGGAAGCAACGACGGGCAAAAGGGTGTCGGTCTTTTTATGCTCATCCTTATTGCATTCCTTCCTGCCAAATTTGCGATCAATCATGATATTCCCAATGACAGGATCATCTACACCCTGAATCATACAGAAAAGCTCGTACAAGGCATAGCCGATGCATCTATTGAAAACCGAAATGAACTGGTTTCCATAAGTCAACAGATCGAAGCTGTAAAAAAACAGCTGGCTTATAAAAGTGAAAAAGATAAAAAGGGGACCTATGCCTTCAGAAAACAGGTTGAAACCCTCGTAAAGTCCATTAAAATGATCAATGATAATAAAAAAATAATCATTGATGATACGAATAGGAGCCAACTTATGCATCAGGCAGCTGAGTTAAATAAACTTACTGAGTTTGCACCGGTATGGGTTATTATTATCATATCAGTTTCATTGGGATTGGGAACAATGATCGGCTGGAAAAGAATTGCAGTAACCATTGGTGAAAAGATTGGTAATGAACACCTGAATTATGCGCAAGGAGCTTCAAGTGAAATTGTAGCGACCTCAACCATCGGTATCAGTACATTTTTGGGGCTACCTGTTAGTACCACCCATGTATTGTCAAGTGGAATTGCCGGATCTATGGTAGCATCGGGAGGCAAGAATAACCTGAATGCAGGCACATTGAAAAATATCGGGATGGCCTGGATTCTTACTTTACCTGTTTCAATAATATTATCTTTGTTATTGTTTACACTCTTTCACCTGTTTATTTAA
- a CDS encoding dihydrofolate reductase family protein, which produces MRKITVLSMITLDGIMQAPGGPEEDTSGNFRYGGWTVSYGDELFGEIMKEEMKPSDYILGRKTFEIFESYWPEHANFWTAINEGTKYVLSKERETSDWKNTVFLKTLEDIRMLKNTEGSDIQVWGSSELIHLLLENDLVDELRLKIYPLILGKGKKLFDENGIPSAFKLTENHVTSKGVMIAAYQRDGDIVTGNVEI; this is translated from the coding sequence GTGAGAAAAATAACCGTTTTATCCATGATAACATTGGATGGTATTATGCAGGCTCCCGGAGGACCTGAAGAGGATACCTCCGGAAACTTCAGATATGGAGGATGGACAGTGTCCTATGGAGATGAGCTTTTTGGAGAGATTATGAAAGAAGAGATGAAGCCTTCAGATTATATTTTAGGAAGGAAAACATTTGAAATTTTTGAATCCTATTGGCCTGAGCATGCAAACTTTTGGACTGCAATTAATGAAGGGACAAAATATGTCCTGTCTAAAGAGAGGGAGACATCTGATTGGAAAAATACCGTATTCTTAAAAACTTTGGAAGATATCAGAATGCTTAAAAATACAGAAGGATCGGATATTCAGGTATGGGGAAGCAGCGAGCTAATTCACCTGTTGCTTGAAAATGATCTGGTAGATGAACTAAGGCTTAAAATCTACCCGTTGATCCTTGGCAAGGGAAAAAAACTTTTTGATGAGAATGGAATTCCTTCAGCATTTAAACTAACAGAAAATCATGTGACTTCGAAAGGGGTTATGATCGCAGCTTATCAACGTGACGGAGACATCGTAACGGGTAATGTTGAAATATAA
- a CDS encoding AraC family transcriptional regulator produces the protein MQILPSAVLAPYVKNYTVVTIGKDITDAVFYPSGYIDLIINISGGSAATIINGKRKDTPSVELLGHITLPTRLTVLKNTTVLIVRIYPHASTLFFDDPVSEFTNYATDMYDVTAESKTLYDRIIMAGDLSGQIKIVEDFLLQQMKKNENRLKKVTMVLALSKRISFDNQPLNLNRLSEGSGLSERYIQKLYMNNIGISPAAFTSVVRFNRSLHLVLNTRSSLTSIAYDCGYYDQAHFIREFKRFTGIVPSESRSFLIENGKDFQEAVNVGF, from the coding sequence ATGCAGATTTTGCCATCAGCTGTTTTAGCGCCTTACGTAAAGAATTATACGGTTGTAACGATTGGTAAAGATATCACGGATGCTGTATTTTATCCCAGTGGTTATATCGATTTGATTATTAATATCTCTGGCGGATCAGCTGCGACTATCATTAATGGCAAAAGAAAAGATACCCCGTCCGTAGAGTTACTGGGGCATATTACACTTCCAACAAGACTTACGGTCCTGAAAAATACGACGGTGCTGATCGTAAGAATTTATCCTCATGCCAGCACTTTATTTTTTGATGATCCGGTCTCTGAATTTACAAACTATGCCACTGATATGTATGATGTAACAGCAGAAAGTAAAACCTTGTATGATCGTATTATAATGGCGGGTGACTTGTCCGGCCAGATTAAAATAGTAGAAGATTTTTTGTTGCAGCAAATGAAAAAAAATGAAAACCGATTGAAAAAAGTGACGATGGTTCTGGCTCTTAGTAAGCGGATTTCCTTTGATAATCAGCCATTAAATTTAAACCGGTTATCTGAAGGCTCCGGACTATCGGAAAGATATATTCAAAAACTTTACATGAACAATATCGGTATCAGTCCGGCAGCCTTTACTTCCGTCGTCCGATTTAACAGATCCCTGCATCTGGTGCTTAATACCCGGTCATCACTGACTTCTATCGCTTATGATTGCGGGTATTATGACCAGGCACATTTTATCCGGGAATTTAAAAGATTTACGGGTATTGTTCCCTCAGAATCCCGGAGTTTCCTAATTGAAAACGGGAAAGATTTTCAAGAGGCTGTCAATGTAGGCTTTTAG
- a CDS encoding helix-turn-helix domain-containing GNAT family N-acetyltransferase produces the protein MKQHYIEQIRAFNRYYTQVLGLLNKGILDGDLGISEVRVMREIYFNADVRPTEVAATLGLDKGFLSRILKRFEKLGLTIRKKSGEDNRSSVISLTDLGRSTYEKINRDSDIQIENLFSDLSEQNLKTVIRSMTTIDSLLHHRDNHAVIDPVIIRPIEEKDNKALADIIRTVFEEFNAPQEGSVYDDPRTNQLYQLFQDVNAEYWIVESNDVVLGGCGFYPTIGLPSACAEIVKFYLSNQLRGNGVGQYLLKMIERRAKKAGYKQLYLESFEVFKGAISMYEKLEYKHLHSSIGDSGHYATTIHMLKDIS, from the coding sequence ATGAAACAACATTATATTGAACAAATAAGAGCCTTCAACAGGTATTATACACAGGTACTGGGATTACTCAACAAGGGTATTCTTGATGGAGACCTGGGTATTTCGGAAGTCAGGGTTATGCGTGAGATTTATTTCAATGCTGATGTAAGACCTACTGAAGTGGCCGCTACTCTGGGATTGGATAAGGGTTTTCTAAGCCGCATCCTTAAACGTTTTGAAAAATTAGGACTGACTATTAGAAAAAAATCAGGAGAAGACAACCGTTCCAGCGTGATTAGTCTTACAGACTTAGGACGCAGCACTTATGAAAAGATCAACCGTGATTCAGACATTCAAATAGAAAATTTATTTTCAGATCTTTCCGAGCAAAATCTGAAAACGGTCATTCGGAGTATGACCACGATTGATTCTCTACTTCATCACAGAGATAATCATGCAGTTATAGATCCTGTTATTATCCGACCTATTGAAGAAAAAGACAATAAAGCCTTAGCAGATATTATTCGTACAGTTTTTGAAGAGTTCAACGCTCCTCAAGAAGGAAGTGTATATGATGATCCCAGAACAAACCAATTATATCAGCTTTTTCAAGATGTAAACGCAGAATATTGGATAGTAGAATCTAATGATGTAGTTTTAGGTGGATGTGGCTTCTATCCTACCATAGGGTTGCCTTCTGCATGCGCAGAGATTGTTAAATTTTATCTTTCCAATCAATTGAGAGGAAATGGTGTTGGACAATATTTGCTAAAAATGATAGAAAGGAGAGCAAAAAAAGCAGGTTATAAGCAACTTTATTTAGAATCTTTTGAGGTTTTTAAGGGAGCAATATCAATGTATGAGAAATTGGAATACAAACATTTACACAGTTCCATAGGAGATTCCGGGCATTATGCAACAACTATTCATATGTTGAAGGATATCTCCTAA
- a CDS encoding universal stress protein — MKKILVASDFSHSAGNAMLYALSFAKALKMEITVLNAIHPTEGINNNIYNVVFIEDYYARKRKALQEWTESFIQSEEYKDIPVKTICDVGFLRNVVTKYAEYHEVSFLVMGITGATGIKGIVGSNTSMALSKIRIPTLIVPIESAMPEVPVITLATDYKTTKLSVRDVKALNQILKVSKPKKLEVLHISEKETNPKVIKNGEKKLTAQFPSVEINFNYIDEEGKTSNGIIEFIDNNETDILCLVKRNHNIIYRLFSSSTVEEILNKSVKAILVLHA; from the coding sequence ATGAAAAAAATACTGGTTGCATCCGATTTCTCTCACAGTGCCGGGAACGCTATGCTTTATGCATTATCCTTTGCTAAAGCTTTAAAAATGGAGATAACAGTTTTAAATGCCATACATCCCACAGAGGGAATCAATAATAATATTTACAATGTTGTCTTTATCGAGGATTATTATGCGCGAAAAAGAAAGGCTCTTCAGGAATGGACAGAAAGTTTTATTCAGAGTGAAGAATATAAAGACATTCCGGTTAAAACAATCTGTGATGTGGGTTTTCTTCGAAATGTGGTGACCAAATATGCAGAATACCATGAAGTTTCATTTTTGGTAATGGGGATTACAGGTGCTACGGGTATCAAGGGAATTGTAGGTAGCAACACCAGTATGGCGCTATCTAAAATCCGGATCCCTACTTTAATTGTTCCTATTGAAAGTGCAATGCCAGAAGTTCCTGTCATTACGCTGGCCACCGATTATAAAACAACAAAATTATCTGTAAGGGATGTTAAAGCTTTAAATCAGATTCTGAAAGTTTCTAAGCCTAAAAAACTTGAGGTTCTTCATATTTCTGAAAAAGAAACCAACCCTAAGGTTATAAAGAATGGTGAAAAAAAGCTCACGGCACAATTTCCCTCCGTAGAAATTAATTTCAATTATATCGATGAGGAGGGTAAAACATCAAATGGAATTATAGAGTTTATTGATAATAATGAAACAGACATTTTGTGTCTCGTTAAAAGAAATCATAATATTATTTACCGCTTATTTAGCAGCAGCACTGTAGAAGAAATTCTTAACAAATCCGTCAAAGCAATATTGGTACTTCATGCTTAA